ACCTTTCCAATCCTTTTTTCATGTGATAACAACCGTAGTTCAGATTTTACATTCTATACGCTTTCATGTAAAATAAAACAATTTAAAAAAATAAGGACGTGCCATGCAAAAAAAGATACTAAAAGATTTACTCAATGTTGTAAGGGGGATAACCCCGCCTGATTGCGTTGTGCGCAACGGCAGGATTGTTAATGTCTTTACCAATGCCATCGAGGAGAACCTGCTTATAGCGATCAAACATGGCCTTATCGCATCCATTGAAAAAGATGAAGGCAGCTCCCCTTACGGCAATGCGCCGGTGATCGATGCGGAAGGATCGTACCTCTGCCCGGGTTTCATCGACTCCCACACCCACCTGGACAACTCTAATTCATTCCATGCCCTTGTCCCCTACGCGGTGAAGGGAGGGACAACGACGGTCATAACTGAAATTGGCGCCGTAAGCAGCGCGACAGGTATGGAGGGTGTGGAAGTGTTTATCGAGAGTACAAAAGGATACCCTCTGCGGTGTTACTTTGTCGCCCCTCCGCACACGCCCCCCTTACCCGAACTGGAGGGCGCCCTTGGCATAAGCTTCAAAGAATTCTCAAAGCTCCTGAAACGTGAAGACTTCGTCGGCGTAGGAGAGGCCTACTGGATGAGGGCCCTCGATGGGGACGACAGGTTTCTTAAACAGGTAGAGCTTGCGATGTCGCTCAACAAAAGGCTTGACGGTCATGCCGCGGGCGCCCGCGGAAAGAGGCTCGTTGAGTATACGCTCACCGGCATCACCTCATGTCACGAATCGGTGAACGTCGACGAGGCCATCGAAAAGCTGAGATACGGCATCTATGTGATGATCAGGGAAGGCTTCGTGCGAAGGGAACTTCCCGAACTTGCGGGACTGAAAGACCACGCTGTGGACAAACGGAGGATCCTGCTCGTCTCGGATACCTTCGACCCCGTCATGCTCTGCGAGGAGGGATATCTCGACTCGGTCGTACGAAATGCCATCCGA
This Syntrophorhabdaceae bacterium DNA region includes the following protein-coding sequences:
- a CDS encoding adenine deaminase C-terminal domain-containing protein, giving the protein MQKKILKDLLNVVRGITPPDCVVRNGRIVNVFTNAIEENLLIAIKHGLIASIEKDEGSSPYGNAPVIDAEGSYLCPGFIDSHTHLDNSNSFHALVPYAVKGGTTTVITEIGAVSSATGMEGVEVFIESTKGYPLRCYFVAPPHTPPLPELEGALGISFKEFSKLLKREDFVGVGEAYWMRALDGDDRFLKQVELAMSLNKRLDGHAAGARGKRLVEYTLTGITSCHESVNVDEAIEKLRYGIYVMIREGFVRRELPELAGLKDHAVDKRRILLVSDTFDPVMLCEEGYLDSVVRNAIRYGFTPMDAIKMATINPADYCGLRHLGAIAPLRYADILFLKNIEDIAIEKVMVNGEMVFGDGRFLKDIKPYEYPLSARQTISAAKCVEEDFKIKADPNHPEIRVIEVINETITREIRHRPSVHGGYLEKDLENDIIPVAVINRRNSKQRGNGFIKGTGIKNGAIATTLIWDTANILVIGSNEKDMELAANRIIDIQGG